A genomic stretch from Arachis stenosperma cultivar V10309 chromosome 3, arast.V10309.gnm1.PFL2, whole genome shotgun sequence includes:
- the LOC130965445 gene encoding glucan endo-1,3-beta-glucosidase-like, with protein sequence MLFMFFLGLLLSIGLEFIAAQSPEPGICYGVNGNNLPSKKETIDIFKSNGITRIRIYFPDAEALEALRGSNIELTVDVAKESLQAISSDPNAAKGWVNTNIVPYSQDVRFKYITVGNEIHPGDVEAQYILSGMQNIHDALASSNLGQIKVSTAIDLSLLGNSYPPSDGAFSEAATAYMQQIVNFLVPNGSPLLANIYPYFAYASDQVNIPLDYALFTQQGNNAVGYQNLFDAMLDSTYAALEKIGANNLQIVVSESGWPSSGGVGASIQNGGAYYQNLINHVKSGTGTPKRPNQPIETYLFAMWDENLKPGAETERHFGLLHADKSRKYELHFHGN encoded by the exons ATGCTTTTCATGTTTTTCCTTGGACTTTTATTGTCCATTGGACTGGAATTTATAG CTGCACAATCCCCAGAACCAGGAATATGCTATGGAGTGAACGGTAACAATCTACCATCAAAGAAAGAAACCATTGATATATTCAAATCAAATGGAATCACTAGGATACGTATATACTTTCCTGATGCTGAAGCCTTGGAAGCCCTAAGAGGTTCAAACATAGAGTTAACAGTAGATGTTGCAAAGGAATCTCTTCAAGCTATTTCTTCAGATCCTAATGCAGCAAAGGGTTGGGTCAACACAAATATTGTACCCTATTCACAAGACGTCAGATTCAAATACATCACAGTTGGTAATGAAATTCACCCTGGTGACGTTGAAGCACAATACATTTTATCTGGCATGCAAAACATTCATGATGCACTTGCATCATCCAATTTAGGTCAAATTAAAGTCTCTACTGCAATTGATCTAAGCCTACTTGGAAATTCATACCCACCTAGTGATGGAGCTTTCAGTGAAGCTGCTACTGCTTACATGCAACAAATTGTTAATTTCTTAGTCCCAAATGGGTCACCACTTCTTGCTAATATATATCCCTATTTTGCTTATGCTAGTGATCAAGTAAATATACCATTAGATTATGCTCTTTTTACTCAACAAGGTAACAATGCTGTTGGGTACCAGAATTTGTTTGATGCTATGCTGGATTCAACGTATGCTGCTTTGGAGAAAATAGGTGCAAATAATTTACAAATTGTTGTGTCTGAGAGTGGCTGGCCAAGTTCTGGTGGAGTTGGGGCTTCAATTCAAAATGGAGGTGCTTACtatcaaaatttgattaatCATGTTAAGAGTGGGACTGGGACCCCAAAGAGACCCAATCAACCTATAGAGACTTATTTGTTTGCTATGTGGGATGAGAATTTGAAGCCAGGTGCAGAAACTGAGAGGCATTTTGGGCTTTTACATGCTGATAAATCACGCAAATACGAACTTCATTTTCACGGGAACTAA